From a single Pelmatolapia mariae isolate MD_Pm_ZW linkage group LG20, Pm_UMD_F_2, whole genome shotgun sequence genomic region:
- the samd10b gene encoding sterile alpha motif domain-containing protein 10 isoform X3, whose protein sequence is MAVDAASSFSFCRASLEHTVSAEELSYQLPRHAGGSNLTWHDGRGQKTAHTRTVKLLQQPGTEGIQLRPGEAFTVYHTSPTLSSLSKPVVLWTQQDVCKWLKKHCPHNYLTYVEAFSHHAITGRALLRLNGEKLERMGIVQETLRQEVLQQVLQLQVREEVRNLQLLSRTSFGNFS, encoded by the exons CGGCGTCCAGCTTCAGTTTTTGCCGTGCCTCCCTGGAGCACACGGTGTCTGCTGAGGAGCTGAGTTACCAGCTGCCGCGTCACGCCGGAGGCAGCAACCTGACCTGGCACGACGGCCGTGGCCAGAAGacagcacacacacgcaccgtCAAACTATTGCAGCAGCCCGGCACAGAGGGCATCCAG TTACGTCCAGGTGAAGCGTTCACTGTGTACCACACCAGTCCTACACTGTCCAGTCTGTCCAAACCAGTGGTGCTGTGGACTCAGCAGGATGTCTGCAAGTGGCTTAAAAAACACTGTCCACACAACTACCTGACCTATGTAGAGGCCTTCTCCCACCACGCCATCACAG GACGGGCATTGCTGCGTTTAAATGGGGAGAAGTTGGAGAGGATGGGCATTGTCCAGGAGACACTAAGGCAGGAGGTCCTCCAACAGGTCCTCCAGCTGCAGGTCAGAGAAGAGGTCCGCAACCTGCAGCTCCTTAGTAGAA
- the samd10b gene encoding sterile alpha motif domain-containing protein 10 isoform X2 → MDLMKTPFVKKIQTASSFSFCRASLEHTVSAEELSYQLPRHAGGSNLTWHDGRGQKTAHTRTVKLLQQPGTEGIQLRPGEAFTVYHTSPTLSSLSKPVVLWTQQDVCKWLKKHCPHNYLTYVEAFSHHAITGRALLRLNGEKLERMGIVQETLRQEVLQQVLQLQVREEVRNLQLLSRTSFGNFS, encoded by the exons ATGGACCTTATGAAAACCCCTTTcgtaaagaaaatacaaa CGGCGTCCAGCTTCAGTTTTTGCCGTGCCTCCCTGGAGCACACGGTGTCTGCTGAGGAGCTGAGTTACCAGCTGCCGCGTCACGCCGGAGGCAGCAACCTGACCTGGCACGACGGCCGTGGCCAGAAGacagcacacacacgcaccgtCAAACTATTGCAGCAGCCCGGCACAGAGGGCATCCAG TTACGTCCAGGTGAAGCGTTCACTGTGTACCACACCAGTCCTACACTGTCCAGTCTGTCCAAACCAGTGGTGCTGTGGACTCAGCAGGATGTCTGCAAGTGGCTTAAAAAACACTGTCCACACAACTACCTGACCTATGTAGAGGCCTTCTCCCACCACGCCATCACAG GACGGGCATTGCTGCGTTTAAATGGGGAGAAGTTGGAGAGGATGGGCATTGTCCAGGAGACACTAAGGCAGGAGGTCCTCCAACAGGTCCTCCAGCTGCAGGTCAGAGAAGAGGTCCGCAACCTGCAGCTCCTTAGTAGAA